The following coding sequences lie in one Catharus ustulatus isolate bCatUst1 chromosome 5, bCatUst1.pri.v2, whole genome shotgun sequence genomic window:
- the SMARCA5 gene encoding SWI/SNF-related matrix-associated actin-dependent regulator of chromatin subfamily A member 5: MSAGQPQPDEPPAPPLPPGTNTGEAAGTGPPCAAGLAGGDIKMEESFDDASLAKQKEIQETDPTYEEKMQTDRANRFEYLLKQTELFAHFIQPAAQKTPTSPLKMKPGRPRIKKDEKQNLLSAGDYRHRRTEQEEDEELLTESSKTTNVALDLKNLHHM, from the exons ATGTCCGCCGGGCAGCCGCAGCCGGACGagccgcccgcgccgccgctgccaccgggcACCAACACCGGCGAGGCCGCGGGGACGGGGCCGCCCTGCGCCGCCGGCCTGGCCGGGGGCGACATCAAGATGGAG GAGTCTTTTGATGATGCATCGctggcaaaacaaaaagaaatccagGAAACAGATCCTACATATGAAGAGAAAATG CAAACAGACAGAGCAAACAGATTTGAGTATCTGTTGAAGCAGACTGAGCTCTTTGCTCATTTCATTCAACCTGCTGCTCAGAAAACTCCGACTTCACCTTTGAAAATGAAACCTGGGCGTCCACGAATAAAGAAGGATGAGAAACAGAATTTACTGTCGGCTGGCGA CTATCGGCACCGTAGAACAGAGcaggaagaggatgaggagctgTTGACAGAAAGCTCCAAGACAACAAATGTTGCACTCGATTTGAAGAATCTCCATCAT ATGTGA
- the LOC116996705 gene encoding uncharacterized protein LOC116996705, producing the protein MAEAKQRAAPREGAREIAPGNGPEQEDKQDMGSSSNSCQKSTAQVVQALVQALLQIKQSCLEPPGLTEETLPKVSVATKRPGEHLEHDKSKRVRKEESEPGPVEVTQQSCKGQLNKDPKLALEEPSEERKAKGSPQANTKGYLDPELLGDAQERDALIPNGHRAGHFHQEKVASPPGEKKLFFPPRKPDLKRKEMESPEKSPRKKKREDKGDTPRKKKE; encoded by the exons ATGGCCGAGGCAAAGCAGAGAGCAGCGCCAAGAGAGGGTGCCAGGGAAATTGCCCCTGGGAATGGGCCTGAGCAGGAGGACAAGCAGgacatgggcagcagcagcaactccTGCCAGAAGAGCACTGCCCAGGTGGTTCAGGCTCTTGTGCAAGCTCTTCTTCAGATtaagcagagctgcctggagccTCCTGGGCTCACTGAGGAGACCTTGCCCAAGGTGTCAGTGGCTACCAAAAGGCCTGGAGAGCATCTGGAGCATGACAAATCCAAAAGagtgaggaaggaggagagtgAGCCTGGTCCTGTGGAGGTGACACAGCAGTCCTGCAAGGGGCAGCTGAATAAAGACCCAAAGCTGGCACTTGAGGAGCCCTCTGAGGAGAGAAAGGCCAAGGGCTCCCCCCAGGCCAACACCAAAGGCTATTTggaccctgagctgctgggagatgcTCAGGAACGTGATGCCCTCATCCCCAAtggccacagggctgggcatTTCCACCAGGAGAAAGTGGCCTCACCTCCTGGGGAGAAGAAACTGTTCTTTCCTCCAAGGAAGCCAGActtgaagaggaaagaaatggagaGTCCAGAGAAGTCCCCCAGAAAGAAGAAG agAGAAGACAAGGGGGACACtcccaggaagaaaaaggagtga